A genomic stretch from Bordetella sp. N includes:
- a CDS encoding DHCW motif cupin fold protein: MKIDDIPFGTTDWSTIEPTQHAGDTGHALWRTRQFGTIRVRMVEYTPGYLADHWCSKGHILLCLEGRLDTELEDGRRFTLLPGMSYQVADQAEAHRSSTAEGAKLFIVD; the protein is encoded by the coding sequence ATGAAGATCGACGACATTCCCTTCGGCACCACCGACTGGTCCACCATCGAACCCACGCAGCATGCCGGCGACACCGGCCATGCGCTATGGCGCACGCGGCAGTTCGGCACCATCCGCGTGCGGATGGTGGAGTACACGCCCGGCTATCTGGCCGACCACTGGTGCAGCAAGGGGCACATCCTGCTGTGCCTGGAGGGCCGCCTGGACACCGAACTGGAAGACGGCCGCCGCTTCACGCTTCTACCTGGCATGAGCTACCAGGTAGCCGACCAGGCGGAAGCCCACCGTTCGTCGACCGCCGAAGGCGCCAAGCTGTTCATCGTCGACTGA
- a CDS encoding YajQ family cyclic di-GMP-binding protein, producing the protein MPSFDVVSEVNKHELSNAIDQANRELATRFDFKGTDAKYELEEFVVTQVAPSEFQLKQMLDILRGRLTARGIDPRCIDVADANVNLGGARQKITLKQGIEQAVSKKLIAAIKNAKLKVETQINGDKLRVTGKKRDDLQSAIQLLKKTDVELPLQFDNFRD; encoded by the coding sequence ATGCCTTCTTTCGACGTCGTCTCCGAAGTCAACAAACACGAATTGAGCAACGCCATCGACCAGGCCAACCGTGAACTGGCCACCCGCTTCGATTTCAAGGGCACCGACGCCAAGTACGAACTGGAAGAGTTCGTCGTCACGCAGGTCGCGCCGTCCGAATTCCAGCTCAAGCAGATGCTGGACATCCTGCGCGGCCGCCTGACGGCGCGTGGCATCGACCCGCGCTGCATCGACGTGGCCGATGCCAACGTCAACCTGGGCGGCGCACGCCAGAAGATCACCCTCAAGCAGGGGATCGAGCAGGCGGTGTCGAAGAAGCTGATCGCCGCCATCAAGAACGCCAAGCTGAAGGTGGAAACGCAGATCAACGGCGACAAGCTGCGCGTGACCGGCAAGAAGCGCGATGACCTGCAATCGGCCATCCAGCTGCTGAAGAAAACCGACGTGGAACTGCCGCTGCAGTTCGACAATTTCCGCGACTGA
- a CDS encoding DUF2127 domain-containing protein yields MQAGDQPRSKAVALRRRAQRAIALFEAFKGCAALAASIGLLSLLHHDLRQMTIDLIGHFGLDPGGRYPHTLLQYADLLQDTSVRVLVSLASAYVIVRLVEAYGLWHDRVWGEWLGALSGAIYIPFEVRHFLHRPSALSALVVLANVLIVLFLATQLWRRRTARVPA; encoded by the coding sequence ATGCAAGCAGGCGATCAGCCCCGTTCCAAGGCGGTGGCGCTAAGGCGACGCGCGCAACGCGCCATCGCGCTGTTCGAGGCGTTCAAGGGCTGTGCGGCGCTGGCCGCCAGCATCGGCCTGCTCAGCCTGCTGCATCACGATCTGCGCCAGATGACGATCGATCTGATCGGCCACTTCGGCCTGGATCCCGGCGGCCGCTATCCTCATACCCTGCTGCAATACGCGGATCTCCTGCAGGACACCAGCGTGCGCGTGCTGGTCAGCCTGGCCAGCGCCTACGTGATCGTGCGCCTGGTCGAGGCCTATGGCCTGTGGCATGACCGGGTCTGGGGCGAATGGCTGGGCGCGCTGTCCGGCGCCATCTACATTCCATTCGAAGTGCGCCATTTTCTGCACAGGCCGTCGGCGCTTTCCGCCCTGGTGGTGCTGGCCAACGTGCTTATCGTGCTGTTCCTGGCGACGCAGCTATGGCGCCGCCGCACGGCGCGGGTGCCCGCGTAG
- the cysW gene encoding sulfate ABC transporter permease subunit CysW has translation MRKPKNWRQWTLIAVGVAGAVLLLLLPLILIFARALSGGWSMLVDNLVDPDMQHAILLTLLAAVLTVPINIVFGILLAWCVTRYEFRGRSILTTLIDIPYATSPVVAGLCYLVIYGAESAVGGWLSRHDIQLMFAWPGIVMVTVFVTSPFVARILIPLMQTQGSDEEYAALTLGARGWQIFRHITLPNIKWALLYGTVITNARAVGEFGAVSVVSGAIRGKTVTLPLLIEQLNDDYKTVGAFTAAALLACMALITLVVKTAMEWSQRVEVRGRTH, from the coding sequence ATGCGCAAACCCAAGAACTGGCGTCAGTGGACGCTCATCGCCGTCGGCGTGGCGGGCGCGGTCCTGCTGCTGCTGTTGCCGCTGATATTGATCTTCGCCCGGGCCCTGTCGGGCGGCTGGTCCATGCTGGTCGACAACCTGGTCGACCCCGACATGCAGCATGCCATCCTGCTGACCCTGCTGGCCGCCGTGCTGACGGTGCCGATCAACATCGTGTTCGGCATCCTGCTGGCCTGGTGCGTCACGCGCTATGAATTCCGTGGGCGCTCGATCCTGACCACCCTGATCGACATCCCTTACGCGACTTCGCCGGTGGTGGCGGGCCTGTGCTATCTGGTGATCTATGGCGCGGAGAGCGCCGTGGGCGGCTGGTTGAGCAGGCACGATATCCAGCTGATGTTCGCCTGGCCCGGCATCGTGATGGTGACGGTGTTCGTGACCTCGCCCTTCGTCGCGCGCATCCTGATCCCCCTGATGCAGACGCAAGGCAGCGACGAGGAGTACGCCGCGCTGACCCTGGGCGCGCGCGGCTGGCAGATCTTTCGCCACATCACGCTGCCGAACATCAAGTGGGCGCTGCTCTACGGCACCGTGATCACCAATGCCCGCGCGGTGGGCGAATTCGGCGCGGTATCGGTCGTGTCCGGGGCGATCCGCGGCAAGACGGTGACCCTGCCCTTGCTGATCGAACAGCTCAACGACGACTACAAGACCGTGGGGGCCTTCACCGCCGCGGCCTTGCTGGCCTGCATGGCCCTGATCACCCTGGTGGTCAAGACGGCGATGGAATGGAGCCAGCGCGTGGAAGTGCGCGGCCGCACGCACTGA
- the cysT gene encoding sulfate ABC transporter permease subunit CysT, whose translation MPKFFLQKPTLPGFGLSFGVSSLYISLVILFPIAALFAYTSEMSLAQYWRAISDPRVVASYRVTLEGAAISTLVVLVFGLLLAWILERYRFPGRLFIDALVDLPFALPTAVAGLTLSVLLAQGGWVGQWFAPYKISYAFPGLTIAMIFTSLPFVVRSVQPVLAEIGPEYEEAAHTLGANDRQTFLKVLLPALVPALFTGASQAFIRSLGEFGAVVMIAGNIPLKTEITSLMIFVRLSEFDYPAASAIATVVLAASLLLLFSLQILQNRLLPWQRPGR comes from the coding sequence ATGCCGAAATTCTTCCTGCAAAAACCCACGCTGCCCGGCTTCGGCCTGAGCTTCGGCGTGAGCAGCCTGTATATCTCGCTGGTGATTCTGTTCCCCATCGCCGCGCTGTTCGCCTACACCAGCGAGATGAGCCTGGCCCAGTACTGGCGCGCCATCAGCGACCCCCGCGTGGTGGCCAGCTACCGCGTCACCCTGGAAGGCGCGGCCATCTCGACGCTGGTGGTGCTGGTGTTCGGCCTGCTGCTGGCCTGGATCCTGGAGCGCTACCGCTTTCCCGGCCGGCTCTTCATCGACGCCCTGGTGGACCTGCCGTTCGCCCTGCCGACCGCCGTGGCCGGCCTGACGCTGTCGGTGCTGCTGGCGCAGGGCGGCTGGGTCGGCCAGTGGTTCGCCCCTTACAAGATCAGCTATGCCTTTCCCGGCCTGACCATCGCCATGATCTTTACCAGCCTGCCCTTCGTGGTGCGCTCGGTGCAGCCGGTGCTGGCCGAGATCGGGCCTGAATACGAGGAAGCCGCCCACACGCTGGGCGCCAACGACCGCCAGACCTTCCTGAAGGTGCTGCTGCCGGCCCTGGTGCCGGCCCTGTTCACCGGCGCTTCGCAAGCCTTCATCCGCAGCCTGGGCGAGTTCGGCGCGGTGGTGATGATCGCCGGCAACATCCCCCTGAAAACGGAGATCACGTCGCTGATGATCTTCGTGCGCCTGTCCGAATTCGATTATCCGGCCGCTTCCGCCATCGCCACCGTGGTGCTGGCGGCGTCGCTGCTGCTGCTGTTCTCCCTGCAGATCCTGCAAAACCGCCTGCTGCCCTGGCAGCGGCCGGGCCGCTAA
- the cysP gene encoding thiosulfate ABC transporter substrate-binding protein CysP, with translation MISRLFAASFAAASLLAGAAAQAQQPQVLLNSSYDVARELFTAINPKFEESWNKSNDTKVKIEQSFGGTSRQAQSIIQGLKADVVTFNQVPDVDILAQRGLVDKNWQQAFPNNSSPYYSTIAFLVRKGNPKHIKTWDDLVRDDVKVVFPNPKTSGNARYTYLGAWLYANEKFKGDDAKTRAFVGKLLHNVESFPTGGRGATVAFAQNNQGDAVLTFESEVNNIAKSDEFKAQGFEVVVPPVSVLAEFPIAVVSKVAKEKGTEKLAESYLKFQYTPEIQALLAGFYYRVRDPQVVKANAAQFPEIRLINPTDVLGTWDSITKVHFSANGVLDQLLAGK, from the coding sequence TTGATCAGCCGTCTTTTCGCCGCCTCCTTCGCCGCCGCCTCCCTGCTTGCCGGTGCCGCCGCCCAGGCCCAGCAGCCGCAGGTTCTGTTGAACTCCTCCTACGACGTGGCGCGCGAATTGTTCACTGCGATCAATCCCAAGTTCGAGGAGAGCTGGAACAAGAGCAACGACACCAAGGTCAAGATCGAGCAGTCGTTCGGCGGCACGTCGCGCCAGGCCCAGTCCATTATCCAGGGCCTGAAGGCCGACGTGGTCACCTTCAACCAGGTGCCGGACGTGGACATCCTGGCCCAGCGCGGCCTGGTCGACAAGAACTGGCAGCAGGCCTTCCCCAACAACAGCTCGCCGTACTACAGCACCATCGCCTTCCTGGTCCGCAAGGGCAATCCCAAGCACATCAAGACCTGGGACGACCTGGTGCGTGACGATGTGAAGGTGGTGTTCCCGAATCCCAAGACGTCGGGCAACGCGCGCTACACTTACCTGGGCGCCTGGCTCTACGCCAACGAGAAGTTCAAGGGCGACGACGCCAAGACCCGCGCCTTCGTCGGCAAGCTGCTGCACAACGTCGAGAGCTTCCCCACGGGTGGCCGCGGCGCCACGGTGGCTTTTGCCCAGAACAACCAGGGCGACGCCGTGCTGACCTTCGAATCCGAAGTGAACAACATCGCCAAGAGCGATGAGTTCAAGGCCCAGGGCTTCGAGGTCGTGGTCCCGCCCGTCAGCGTGCTGGCCGAGTTCCCCATCGCCGTCGTGTCCAAGGTCGCCAAGGAAAAGGGCACGGAGAAGCTGGCGGAGAGCTACCTGAAGTTCCAGTACACGCCGGAAATCCAGGCGCTGCTGGCCGGTTTCTACTACCGCGTCCGTGACCCGCAAGTCGTCAAGGCCAACGCCGCGCAGTTCCCCGAAATCCGCCTGATCAACCCGACAGACGTGCTGGGCACCTGGGACAGCATCACGAAGGTACACTTCTCGGCCAACGGCGTGCTGGATCAGTTGCTGGCCGGCAAGTAA
- the nudC gene encoding NAD(+) diphosphatase, which produces MVTSSPATAATGAHLFAFRGGELLVREDGAVLPLDDIRHHLADASAAWQTVGTHLDKAFLSLALSRDTTPPPGYVFRRLREVMGELAAPAGVLAGRAFQVAEWARTHRFCGVCATPTERVAHEFCLKCPNCGHSNYPRISPAMMVLIKKGDSILLARNANFAAARYSALAGFVEAGESLEETVHREVQEEVGLRVHQLRYFQSQSWPFPHSLMLAFTAEYLDGDITVDGTEIVDAQWYGPNDTLPNIPPTDSVAGLLIRANLPGKPAGAV; this is translated from the coding sequence ATGGTCACCTCCAGCCCCGCTACCGCTGCCACCGGCGCGCATCTCTTCGCCTTCCGGGGCGGGGAACTGCTGGTGCGTGAAGACGGGGCTGTACTGCCCCTGGACGACATTCGTCATCATCTGGCCGATGCCTCCGCCGCCTGGCAGACCGTCGGCACCCATCTGGATAAGGCCTTCCTGTCCCTGGCCCTGAGCCGCGACACCACGCCGCCTCCCGGCTATGTGTTTCGCCGGCTGCGCGAAGTGATGGGGGAATTGGCGGCTCCGGCAGGTGTGCTCGCCGGGCGTGCCTTCCAGGTAGCCGAGTGGGCGCGCACCCATCGCTTCTGCGGGGTCTGCGCGACGCCCACGGAACGGGTGGCGCATGAGTTCTGCCTGAAGTGTCCCAATTGCGGACACAGCAACTATCCGCGGATTTCTCCCGCGATGATGGTTTTGATCAAGAAAGGCGACAGCATCCTGCTGGCGCGCAATGCCAATTTCGCGGCGGCGCGGTATAGCGCGCTGGCGGGTTTCGTCGAAGCGGGCGAATCGCTGGAAGAGACGGTGCACCGGGAAGTCCAGGAAGAGGTCGGCCTGCGGGTGCATCAGCTGCGCTATTTCCAGAGCCAGTCCTGGCCCTTCCCGCATTCCCTGATGCTGGCGTTCACGGCCGAGTATCTGGACGGCGACATCACGGTCGACGGCACTGAAATCGTCGATGCACAGTGGTATGGGCCCAACGACACCCTGCCGAACATCCCGCCCACCGACTCCGTAGCCGGCCTGCTGATCCGGGCAAACCTGCCCGGCAAGCCCGCGGGCGCAGTTTGA
- a CDS encoding peroxiredoxin: protein MKKLVFAFALVVAAGIASWFVWRPAQAAPNVAFASIDGQKLTLQDLRGKVVLVKFWATDCVTCIKQMPDTIADYNKYSAQGFQTVAVAMNYDPPNYVLNYAQTRKLPFTVALDSKGDVARAFGDVRLTPTAFLIDKQGRIVKRYLGDYDPKAFHAEIEKALAG, encoded by the coding sequence ATGAAAAAACTCGTCTTCGCTTTCGCGCTCGTTGTCGCGGCAGGCATTGCGTCCTGGTTCGTCTGGCGTCCCGCCCAGGCCGCTCCCAACGTGGCCTTCGCGTCCATCGACGGCCAGAAGCTGACCCTGCAGGATTTGCGCGGCAAGGTAGTGCTGGTCAAATTCTGGGCGACCGATTGCGTGACCTGTATCAAGCAGATGCCGGACACCATCGCCGACTACAACAAGTACTCGGCGCAAGGCTTCCAGACCGTCGCGGTGGCGATGAACTACGACCCGCCCAACTACGTGCTGAACTATGCGCAGACGCGCAAGCTGCCGTTCACGGTGGCCCTGGATAGCAAGGGCGACGTGGCGCGCGCGTTCGGCGACGTCCGCCTGACCCCCACCGCCTTCCTGATCGACAAGCAGGGCCGCATCGTCAAGCGTTACCTGGGCGACTACGATCCCAAGGCTTTCCACGCGGAAATCGAAAAGGCGCTGGCCGGCTGA
- a CDS encoding BON domain-containing protein — MTRNTTRTALLALSLIGTTLTLSACIAPVLVGGAAAGTAVVATDRRSSGVQLDDNNLGFKVQHAISQKFGDTVRIDANVYEGQVLLTGDAPTEAVKTEATTLAKTQEKVKTVYNEMVVGQPASFGTRSNDTWLSSKVRTALLNTKFVPSGSISVTTDRSVVFLQGKVTQVEGEYAANAAADVSGVHKVVKLFNTISREEAVRLSGSYSDPTGTSTKSPNSAPVVNAPGADSTSGAAGGSAVESLPIK, encoded by the coding sequence ATGACCCGAAACACCACCCGCACCGCCCTGCTGGCCCTCAGCCTGATCGGCACCACCCTGACGCTGTCGGCCTGCATCGCACCGGTCCTGGTGGGCGGCGCCGCCGCCGGCACCGCCGTCGTGGCGACAGACCGCCGCAGCTCCGGCGTGCAGCTGGACGACAACAACCTCGGGTTCAAGGTCCAACACGCGATTTCGCAGAAGTTCGGCGATACCGTGCGTATCGACGCCAATGTCTACGAAGGCCAGGTGCTGCTGACCGGCGACGCGCCCACCGAGGCGGTCAAGACCGAAGCCACCACGCTGGCGAAGACCCAGGAAAAGGTCAAGACGGTCTACAACGAAATGGTGGTGGGCCAGCCCGCCAGCTTCGGCACCCGCTCCAACGACACCTGGCTCAGCTCCAAGGTGCGCACGGCTCTGCTCAATACCAAGTTCGTCCCGTCCGGTTCGATCTCGGTTACCACTGACCGCAGCGTGGTCTTCCTTCAGGGCAAAGTCACCCAGGTCGAGGGAGAATACGCGGCGAACGCGGCTGCCGACGTCAGCGGCGTGCACAAAGTGGTAAAACTCTTCAATACCATCAGCCGGGAAGAGGCGGTGCGTCTGTCGGGTTCCTATAGCGATCCGACCGGCACGAGCACCAAGTCGCCCAATTCGGCACCGGTCGTGAACGCCCCGGGCGCGGACAGCACCTCGGGCGCGGCCGGCGGCAGCGCAGTGGAATCTCTACCGATCAAATGA
- a CDS encoding phosphoheptose isomerase — MDMTARMTAHFDDAVAVHEQSRDALAPLLAAAADMLFSAIANNGKILACGNGGSAADAQHLVAELVGRFERDRLPLAAVALTTDTAILTAVGNDYGFEEIYERQVSALGQPGDVLVAISTSGNSPNVVRAIEAAHEREVHVIALTGKGGGTVGELMTDHDIHICVPHDRTMRIQEVHGLMLHALCDGIDALLLGDPE; from the coding sequence ATGGATATGACCGCCCGCATGACCGCGCATTTCGATGACGCCGTGGCCGTACACGAACAGAGCCGCGACGCGCTGGCGCCCCTGCTCGCCGCCGCGGCCGACATGCTGTTCAGCGCCATCGCCAATAACGGCAAGATCCTGGCTTGCGGCAATGGCGGCTCTGCCGCCGACGCCCAGCACCTGGTCGCCGAACTGGTAGGCCGCTTCGAACGCGACCGCCTGCCGCTGGCCGCCGTGGCGCTGACAACCGATACCGCCATCCTCACCGCCGTCGGCAACGACTACGGTTTCGAGGAAATCTACGAACGCCAGGTCAGCGCCCTGGGCCAGCCCGGCGACGTGCTGGTGGCCATTTCAACCAGTGGCAATTCCCCCAACGTGGTGCGCGCCATCGAAGCCGCCCATGAACGCGAAGTCCACGTCATTGCCCTCACCGGCAAGGGCGGCGGCACCGTCGGGGAACTCATGACCGATCACGACATCCATATCTGCGTGCCGCACGACCGCACCATGCGCATCCAAGAGGTCCATGGACTGATGCTGCACGCACTCTGCGACGGTATCGACGCTTTGCTGCTGGGAGACCCCGAATAA
- a CDS encoding YraN family protein, whose amino-acid sequence MVGNLSPGFGHSLVRSGFWMDFCMLSDKTLPPGRGDKLGATAPNRPRAERVLGAVAPSDPGDGEPRERQSGGNWALGQEGGYFSGGPRTSPEADVTLKMAFAIAAAAQRKACRLRKQRLRRREREAARGGQDKEADVPTRRSPSQRHGDRYEDQALAMLTKAGLEPLGRNLHCQAGEIDLAMRDGNILVLVEVRARKHTGYGGAAASVDSGKQARLRRAAAQLLPTLAQRHWARTLPPVRFDVVAYGPTGATWLRNAFSGE is encoded by the coding sequence ATGGTGGGGAACTTGTCTCCAGGATTTGGCCACAGTTTAGTCCGATCTGGGTTTTGGATGGATTTCTGTATGTTGAGTGACAAGACCCTGCCCCCAGGACGGGGAGATAAGCTGGGGGCTACCGCCCCCAATCGCCCCCGGGCGGAAAGGGTGCTGGGGGCTGTCGCCCCCAGCGACCCCGGCGACGGCGAGCCGCGGGAGCGGCAATCGGGTGGTAACTGGGCCTTGGGCCAAGAAGGCGGATACTTCTCGGGTGGACCGAGAACGAGCCCCGAAGCTGACGTAACGTTGAAAATGGCCTTTGCCATAGCGGCTGCAGCCCAGCGGAAGGCTTGTCGGTTGCGGAAGCAGCGCTTGCGGCGGCGGGAGAGGGAAGCGGCAAGAGGTGGGCAGGACAAGGAAGCGGACGTGCCTACGCGGCGGTCGCCGAGCCAGCGTCACGGGGATCGATACGAAGACCAGGCCCTGGCCATGTTGACCAAGGCCGGCCTGGAACCGTTGGGACGTAACCTGCATTGCCAAGCGGGCGAGATCGATCTGGCCATGCGCGATGGCAACATCCTGGTGCTGGTCGAAGTCCGGGCCCGGAAGCATACCGGCTACGGCGGCGCTGCTGCGAGTGTGGACAGCGGCAAACAGGCCCGTTTGCGTCGCGCAGCCGCCCAGTTGCTGCCAACGTTGGCGCAACGTCATTGGGCCCGCACCCTGCCCCCAGTCCGCTTCGACGTGGTGGCCTACGGCCCCACGGGCGCCACCTGGCTACGCAACGCGTTCTCCGGCGAGTAG
- the rsmI gene encoding 16S rRNA (cytidine(1402)-2'-O)-methyltransferase has protein sequence MNASAANVPGQEAWTRIADRVAGQQWPASTLYVVATPIGNLGDLTLRAWQALVRADVIAAEDTRESRVLLDAWGIATPMMSAHRHNEAEAAGAIVARLEQGQRVALISDAGAPAVSDPGARVVRAARAAGFAVVPVPGPSAVITALMGSGVTTDENPAYAFAGFPPTKSMARVRWLERWSALPAPVVLYESPHRVAATLQDMLAVCGPRREVTVARELTKRFEEIATMPLGEVANWLTAQAHRTQGEFVLILHSTGVDPNSDDDAATDALLDALLDALSVRDAARVAARITGLPRDVLYSRALERKQREEQTV, from the coding sequence ATGAACGCATCCGCCGCAAACGTGCCGGGCCAGGAAGCCTGGACACGTATCGCCGATCGAGTCGCCGGCCAACAGTGGCCGGCATCCACCTTATATGTCGTCGCCACGCCTATCGGTAACCTCGGCGACCTGACCCTGCGCGCCTGGCAAGCCCTCGTCCGCGCCGACGTCATCGCCGCCGAGGACACCCGCGAAAGCCGTGTCCTGCTGGACGCCTGGGGCATCGCCACGCCCATGATGTCGGCCCATCGCCACAACGAAGCCGAAGCCGCCGGCGCCATCGTCGCCCGCCTGGAACAAGGCCAGCGCGTCGCCCTGATCTCGGACGCCGGCGCGCCCGCCGTCAGCGATCCCGGCGCCCGCGTCGTGCGCGCCGCCCGCGCCGCCGGCTTCGCGGTCGTCCCCGTCCCCGGCCCCAGCGCGGTCATCACCGCGCTCATGGGCAGCGGCGTCACCACTGACGAAAACCCCGCCTACGCCTTCGCCGGCTTCCCGCCGACCAAGAGCATGGCGCGCGTGCGCTGGCTCGAACGCTGGTCCGCGCTGCCCGCCCCCGTCGTGCTGTACGAATCGCCGCATCGCGTGGCCGCCACCTTGCAGGACATGCTGGCGGTCTGCGGCCCCAGACGCGAAGTGACCGTGGCGCGCGAGCTGACCAAGCGCTTCGAAGAAATCGCCACCATGCCCCTGGGCGAAGTCGCCAACTGGCTGACCGCGCAAGCGCATCGCACCCAGGGCGAATTCGTGCTGATCCTGCATTCCACCGGCGTCGACCCGAACTCCGACGACGATGCCGCGACGGACGCCTTGCTGGATGCCCTGCTCGACGCCCTGTCGGTCCGTGACGCCGCCCGTGTCGCGGCGCGCATCACCGGCCTGCCGCGCGACGTCCTTTACAGCCGCGCGCTCGAACGCAAACAGCGCGAAGAGCAGACGGTCTGA
- a CDS encoding methylated-DNA--[protein]-cysteine S-methyltransferase, protein MSATIDTDIYAIVPTLVGPMRLVARDEQLIGAWFMDPGDTAAAGYGPSYHPDKEVETPDHPFLRMAATQLTDWFAGTRRDFELALAPRGTPFQQQVWQALCELPFGTLESYGELARVVGRPAAVRAVAQAVGRNPIAVIIPCHRIVGSDTSLTGFGGGLARKRTLLAHEGHTYGRLTANTRRQNTDPAQGTLAW, encoded by the coding sequence ATGTCCGCCACCATCGATACCGATATCTATGCCATCGTCCCCACGCTCGTGGGGCCGATGCGGCTGGTCGCGCGCGACGAACAATTGATCGGGGCCTGGTTCATGGACCCGGGCGACACGGCTGCCGCCGGCTATGGGCCGTCCTATCATCCGGACAAAGAAGTGGAAACGCCGGACCATCCGTTCCTGCGGATGGCCGCCACGCAATTGACCGATTGGTTCGCCGGCACGCGGCGCGATTTTGAGCTGGCCTTGGCGCCGCGCGGAACACCGTTCCAGCAGCAAGTGTGGCAAGCCCTGTGTGAATTGCCCTTCGGCACGCTGGAAAGCTATGGCGAACTGGCCCGCGTGGTCGGGCGTCCGGCGGCGGTGCGGGCCGTGGCCCAGGCCGTGGGGCGCAATCCCATCGCGGTCATCATTCCCTGCCACCGTATCGTCGGCAGTGACACGTCCCTGACCGGTTTCGGTGGCGGCCTGGCCCGCAAGCGCACCTTGCTTGCGCACGAAGGCCACACCTATGGCCGCCTGACGGCAAACACCCGACGCCAGAATACCGACCCCGCACAAGGCACCTTGGCCTGGTAG
- a CDS encoding septal ring lytic transglycosylase RlpA family protein has translation MTFRFPRCIYTLATALMVTVLVAGCSSTGGKRGGGYYKDDGPGSDIPANIEAIPDAVPRVEAYASGANRPYVVFGKRYVPDTTDSAFKQRGIASWYGKKFHGNSTSIGEPYDMYAMTAAHPTLPIPSYARVTSAINGRSVIVRVNDRGPFHDNRIMDLSYVAAYKLGIIGPGSGEVTVERILPDEARRLAAAAAAGGTASAASAPTVAAEGDAPVLEPSASVPVPLAPNAPLAPASARAAPPVIPPPALARSGAATAGSVYLQLGAFSQAGNAQSLVSRVNGPLAAAGLPQAQVAQTGNLFRVHVGPYSDRNAAEAAMQSVADRTGILPSIITR, from the coding sequence ATGACCTTTCGCTTTCCGCGTTGCATCTACACCTTAGCCACTGCATTGATGGTCACCGTCCTGGTGGCGGGCTGTTCCAGTACGGGCGGCAAGCGGGGCGGCGGCTATTACAAGGACGACGGTCCCGGCAGCGACATCCCTGCCAATATCGAAGCCATCCCTGACGCGGTACCGCGCGTGGAGGCCTACGCCAGCGGCGCGAATCGGCCCTATGTGGTTTTCGGCAAACGCTATGTGCCGGACACCACGGACAGCGCGTTCAAGCAGCGCGGCATCGCGTCCTGGTACGGCAAGAAATTCCACGGCAACTCGACGTCCATCGGCGAACCCTACGATATGTACGCCATGACGGCGGCGCATCCGACATTGCCGATTCCAAGCTACGCACGGGTGACCAGCGCCATCAATGGCCGCAGCGTCATCGTGCGGGTCAACGACCGCGGGCCTTTCCACGACAACCGCATCATGGACCTGTCGTATGTGGCGGCTTACAAGCTGGGCATCATCGGGCCTGGCAGCGGCGAAGTGACAGTAGAACGCATCCTGCCGGATGAGGCCCGCCGCCTGGCCGCCGCCGCGGCAGCGGGTGGCACGGCGTCAGCGGCCAGTGCGCCGACCGTTGCGGCCGAGGGCGACGCGCCGGTGCTGGAGCCGTCCGCATCGGTGCCGGTGCCGCTGGCGCCGAACGCGCCCCTCGCGCCGGCCAGCGCACGGGCGGCGCCGCCTGTCATTCCCCCGCCGGCGTTGGCGCGCAGCGGCGCGGCGACGGCCGGCAGTGTGTATTTGCAGCTTGGGGCGTTCAGCCAGGCGGGCAATGCGCAGTCGCTGGTGTCACGGGTCAACGGCCCGTTGGCGGCGGCCGGCTTGCCGCAGGCGCAAGTGGCGCAGACCGGCAATCTGTTTCGTGTTCATGTGGGGCCCTACAGCGACCGCAATGCCGCCGAAGCCGCGATGCAATCGGTGGCCGATCGCACGGGCATCCTGCCCAGCATCATCACTCGGTAA